Proteins from a genomic interval of Colias croceus chromosome 2, ilColCroc2.1:
- the LOC123701739 gene encoding U11/U12 small nuclear ribonucleoprotein 35 kDa protein-like, whose amino-acid sequence MSRDDFDFGKYVTDVYDPIEVGSIDKTDTEPHDRAIVRAICSKYVPNKLVQGNPEYTIFITRLNPRTTQDTVESEFSKCGNIIKCRLVKDIVTGKSKKYAFVEFESRLSVERALKEMHREYIDGSEILVEREAERRLQGWKPRRLGGGFGGRKESGQLRFGCRDRPFRKPFVITPKYEPGTSRN is encoded by the exons ATGTCCAGAGACGACTTTGATTTCGGGAAGTATGTGACTGATGTGTACGACCCTATCGAAGTGGGCTCAATAGATA aaACGGATACAGAACCACATGACAGAGCTATTGTTAGAGCTATATGCTCAAAGTATGTGCCAAATAAATTGGTGCAAGGAAATCCAGAGTACACAATATTTATCACAAGGCTTAATCCCAGAACAACACAg GATACAGTTGAGTCAGAATTCTCCAAATGCggcaacataataaaatgcagGCTGGTCAAAGATATTGTCACTGGGAAATCTAAGAAATATGCCTTCGTAGAATTTGAAAGTAGACTCAGTGTGGAACGGGCTTTGAAAGAAATGCATCGGGAGTATATTGATGGCTCTGAAATACTTGTTGAGAGGGAGGCCGAGAGACGCCTCCAGGGATGGAAGCCTCGGAGGCTTGGAGGAGGGTTTGGTGGTAGGAAGGAGTCAGGGCAGCTGAGATTTGGATGCAGAGATAGACCTTTCAGAAAACCCTTTGTTATTACACCAAAGTATGAACCAGGAACTAGTAGAAAttga